Proteins from a single region of Pseudarthrobacter sp. NIBRBAC000502772:
- the hisH gene encoding imidazole glycerol phosphate synthase subunit HisH, translating to MSGQILRDGAVIDPATGKKPVSPEGKPTVTVLDYGSGNVRSAVRALERAGAEVILSSKPEDVLNADGLVVPGVGAFETVMRELKAVDGIRLIGRRVAGGRPVLAICVGLQVLFEAGVEHGTEAEGMGEWPGKVELLPAEVVPHMGWNTVDVPEGSKLFAGVADQRFYFVHSYGVQDWNFDVIQPRMTAPLVTWSEHGARFIAAVENGPLCATQFHPEKSGDAGARLLRNWVDGLRKPAATDAA from the coding sequence GTGAGCGGCCAAATTCTCCGGGACGGCGCCGTCATTGATCCGGCCACCGGCAAGAAGCCTGTGTCGCCCGAAGGCAAGCCCACGGTCACTGTCCTGGATTACGGTTCGGGAAACGTCCGGTCCGCCGTGCGCGCCCTGGAGCGGGCAGGAGCCGAGGTCATCCTCAGCTCCAAGCCGGAGGACGTGCTTAATGCCGACGGCTTGGTAGTACCCGGGGTCGGCGCGTTCGAGACTGTGATGCGCGAGCTCAAGGCCGTGGACGGCATCCGGCTGATCGGCCGGCGCGTGGCCGGGGGCAGGCCGGTCCTGGCAATCTGCGTGGGCCTGCAGGTCCTGTTCGAGGCCGGGGTGGAGCACGGGACAGAAGCTGAAGGCATGGGGGAGTGGCCGGGCAAGGTGGAACTCCTTCCCGCCGAAGTGGTGCCACACATGGGCTGGAACACTGTTGACGTCCCGGAAGGATCCAAACTCTTCGCCGGCGTCGCGGACCAGCGCTTCTACTTCGTTCACTCCTATGGGGTCCAGGACTGGAACTTCGACGTGATCCAGCCGCGGATGACTGCGCCCCTGGTGACCTGGTCAGAGCATGGCGCGCGCTTTATTGCCGCAGTGGAGAACGGACCGCTCTGCGCTACCCAGTTCCACCCGGAAAAATCCGGCGACGCCGGCGCACGGCTGCTGCGCAACTGGGTGGACGGCCTTCGCAAGCCAGCTGCCACGGACGCCGCCTAG
- a CDS encoding histidinol-phosphate transaminase — MNDQLERLNRLPLRTNLRGLTPYGAPQLDVPILLNVNENTHGVPADVRAAISVAVTEAAAGLNRYPDREFTELREALAEYLGHGLDATNIWAANGSNEVLQQILQAFGGPGRTALGFPPTYSMYPLLASGTDTGYIVGQRADDYGLSAESAALQVKELQPNIVFLCSPNNPTGTGLGLDVVEAVYEAGEAGQTIVIVDEAYHEFAHDGTPSALTLLPGRERLIVSRTMSKAFALAGARLGYMAAAPEVTDALRLVRLPYHLSAITQATALAALQHRTALMADVEDIKEQRDRIVSELTRMGLKPAASDSNYVFFGGLDSPHDVWQRLLDDGVLIRDVGIPGHLRVTAGTETETTAFLTSLERILASQARLPA; from the coding sequence GTGAATGACCAGCTAGAGCGTCTGAACAGACTTCCCCTCCGGACCAACCTCCGCGGGCTGACCCCGTACGGTGCCCCGCAGCTGGATGTACCTATCCTGCTGAACGTCAACGAAAACACCCATGGCGTCCCGGCGGACGTCCGGGCCGCGATCAGCGTGGCCGTGACGGAAGCCGCGGCGGGCCTCAACCGCTACCCGGACCGTGAGTTCACCGAACTCCGGGAAGCGCTGGCCGAGTATCTCGGCCACGGTCTTGATGCCACCAACATCTGGGCGGCCAACGGGTCCAACGAGGTCCTCCAGCAGATTCTCCAGGCTTTCGGCGGACCCGGGCGGACGGCCCTGGGTTTCCCGCCCACGTACTCGATGTATCCGCTCCTGGCCAGCGGCACGGACACCGGGTACATCGTCGGGCAGCGGGCCGACGATTACGGGCTCAGTGCCGAGTCGGCCGCGTTGCAGGTCAAAGAGCTTCAGCCCAACATCGTTTTCCTCTGCTCGCCGAACAATCCCACCGGCACGGGGCTGGGCCTGGACGTTGTGGAGGCCGTGTACGAGGCCGGCGAGGCCGGCCAGACGATCGTCATCGTTGACGAGGCCTACCACGAGTTCGCCCACGACGGAACGCCGAGCGCCCTTACGTTGCTGCCCGGCCGGGAGCGCCTCATTGTGTCCCGCACCATGAGCAAGGCGTTCGCCCTCGCGGGCGCCCGCCTGGGCTACATGGCTGCCGCTCCTGAAGTCACGGACGCGCTGCGCCTGGTCCGGCTGCCGTACCACCTTTCGGCCATCACCCAGGCAACAGCCCTCGCCGCCCTGCAGCACCGCACTGCGCTGATGGCCGACGTCGAGGACATCAAGGAACAGCGCGACCGCATCGTTTCGGAACTTACGCGAATGGGACTCAAACCTGCCGCCTCCGATTCGAACTATGTCTTCTTCGGCGGCCTCGACAGCCCGCATGACGTCTGGCAGCGGCTGCTGGACGACGGCGTGCTGATCCGCGACGTCGGCATCCCCGGCCACCTGCGTGTCACGGCGGGAACTGAGACGGAGACCACAGCCTTCCTGACGTCGCTGGAACGCATCCTGGCCAGCCAGGCCAGGCTGCCCGCCTAA
- the hisB gene encoding imidazoleglycerol-phosphate dehydratase HisB, with the protein MSFTGSNAAAPRTARMERATSESSVLVEINLDGTGVSDIDTSVPFYDHMLTALCKHSLIDMTVKATGDIHIDVHHTVEDVAITFGEVLRTALGNKAGIRRFGEATVPLDEALAHAVVDVSGRPYLVHGGEPAGQEYHLIGGHFTGSLTRHVFEAITLHAGICLHMNVIAGRDPHHIVEAQFKAFARALRAAVEPDPRVEGIPSTKGAL; encoded by the coding sequence ATGAGCTTCACCGGATCGAACGCTGCCGCGCCCCGGACCGCACGCATGGAGCGTGCCACCAGTGAATCGTCAGTGCTCGTGGAGATTAACCTCGACGGCACGGGCGTTTCGGACATCGACACGTCTGTCCCGTTCTACGACCACATGCTGACGGCGCTCTGCAAGCACTCGCTCATTGACATGACGGTCAAAGCCACCGGTGACATCCACATTGACGTCCACCACACGGTGGAGGACGTCGCCATCACGTTCGGTGAAGTCCTGCGCACTGCCTTGGGAAACAAGGCCGGGATCCGCAGGTTCGGCGAGGCCACCGTGCCCCTCGACGAAGCCCTGGCGCACGCCGTCGTCGACGTCTCCGGCCGCCCCTACCTGGTGCACGGCGGAGAACCTGCCGGGCAGGAGTACCACTTGATCGGCGGCCACTTCACGGGGTCATTGACCCGCCACGTGTTTGAGGCCATCACGCTTCATGCCGGCATCTGCCTCCACATGAACGTCATCGCGGGCCGCGACCCGCACCACATTGTGGAAGCGCAGTTCAAGGCCTTCGCCCGCGCCCTGCGTGCTGCGGTCGAGCCCGATCCCCGCGTGGAGGGAATCCCCTCCACCAAGGGTGCCCTGTGA